A window of Candidatus Nitrospira allomarina genomic DNA:
TTTCGTCCGTAACCGATGCCACACGGTGCGGGGCCAATTGCGAAATGTGCACCAGCCCATCCATACCGGGGAGAATCTCCACAAAGGCGCCAAAATCTACAATCTTTCGCACCGTCCCGAGATAGATTTTTCCAACCTCCGCTTCTTCAACAATCCGCTGAACCATATCCATTGCCTTTTGGGCCGACTCCCCGTCTACGGCTGCAATCGTAACCACTCCTGAATCATCGACATTCACTTTCACTCCACAATCGGCAATGATGCTACGAATCATTTTGCCGCCGGGCCCAATGAGATCCCGAATTTTATCTTGTTTGATCTGGATGGTGGTGATACGTGGCGCATAGGCTGCCAGTCCGGTACGAGGAACAGCCAAGCATTCATCCATTTTCCCAAGGATGTGCAATCGCCCCTCACGGGCCTGCGCCAACGCCTGCCGCATCAGGTCGGAGGTTATTCCGGCAATCTTAATATCCATCTGCAGGGCTGTGACTCCATCTCGCGTTCCTGCAACTTTGAAATCCATATCGCCCAAATGGTCTTCCATTCCTAAAATATCTGAAAGAATCGCGACACCACCTTGTTCTAAAATTAACCCCATCGCGATTCCTGCCACTGGCGTTTTAATGGGTACTCCCGCGTCCATCATGGCTAATGCTCCACCACAAATCGTGGCCATTGAAGAGGACCCGTTTGATTCCAGAATATCCGAGACAAGTCGAATGGTATAGGGGAACTCTTCCTTGGTGGGAAGCACTGCTGCTAACGCACGTTCGGCTAATTTGCCATGGCCGACTTCACGCCGACCCGGACCACGAAGCATTTTCGCCTCACCCACACTAAAAGGCGGGAAATTGTAATGCAACATAAATGACCGGAAATACTCCCCTTCCAACGCATCAATCCGTTGCTCATCGTCTGAAGTGCCCAAGGTCACGACAGCCAATGCCTGGGTTTCTCCCCTCGTAAATAATGCAGAGCCATGAGTCCGAGGAAGAATCCCTGCCTCAGAAGATATGGGACGAATGTCGGATAAACCACGGCCGTCGGCTCTCTTCTTTTTTTCCAGGATCATTCTCCGGACCTCGGAATATTCTAAATCTGCAAAGACTTTTTTAACCTTGGCTTTACGATCGGCATCGTCTCCGGCCACGGTCTCAATCGCTTCTTGAAGAATTTGGCCAAACCGATCCTGGCGTTCGGATTTAGCTGCAATATACATGGCCTCACAAATGGGAGCGGCTGCGACTTGGCGTACGGCTTGCTCAAGTTCAGGGTCGATGGCTTCCACCTGCAATACCCGCTTGGCTTTGCCCGCCTTCGCTTGCAATTCTTCAATTTTGGCAACAATATTTTTGATTTCACGATGAGCCAGTTCGATCGCATCAATCATTGTGTCTTCCGAAAGCCCGTCTGCACCAGCCTCGACCATCATCACGGCGTCCTTCGTTCCGGCCACCACGAGATTTAACTCGCTTTCCTCCTGGGCCTTCTTATCGGGATTGACCACAAATTGACCGTTCACTCTTCCAATTCGTACCCCTGCTAATAACCCCGACCCTGGAATATCAGAAACGGCGAGTGCTGCCGATGCGGCCACAATGCCGATGACGTCCGAAGACATGGTCTGATCAATAGAAAGCACTGATACAATGATCTGGGTCTCATAAAAGTACCCTTCCGGCATTAATGGCCGAATCGGACGGTCAATAAGTCGGCTGGTTAACACCTCTTTTTCGCTGGGGGCCCCTTCCCGCTTGAAAAACCCGCCAGGTATTTTCCCGGCTGAGTAGGCCTTTTCTTGATAGTTCACGGTCAGAGGCAAGAAATCGGCGTCGGCCTTCAAGGTCTTTGAGGCTACCGCCGTGGCTAGCACCACAGTATCTGCATAGGTTGCCAACACGGCACCATCCGCTTGCTTTGCCATGCGACCAGTTTCCAAACGAAGCGGGCGACCACCAACTTCCATTTCAACGAAATGAATCATGTTTCAACCTTTCTGATCCTTGAGTGGATATATTGATATGGAGTGTGAGGCTTCGCTTCGCATTGAGAACCGGGCATCTGTCTCCCATCTCATTGATTCTGCTCACCCTAAAACCTGTAATCTGTCTTATTTTCGTATGCCCAGTGCAGCAATCACCGCTTGGTATTTTCCCTCATCCCGACGCCGCAAATAATCTAATAATTTTCTTCGCTTGCTCACCATTCGCAAAAGGCCCCGTCGGGAATGATGGTCTTTTTTGTGTGTCTTGAAATGTTCGGTCAAACTTGTAATTCTATTCGTCAACAAGGAAATCTGCACTTCAGACGAACCCGTATCCTTGTCGTGAATCCGATGCGATTCTATTGCCGCGGTTTTTGCTTCTTTTGTTAAACCCATAACTCCTCCTCCAGTTCCTCAAGATTACGTGAATTCAGTAAGAAATTCCTTTTTACGAATATGGTCTTATCCTCACTAAACAAACCCGGTTTTTTATAGACTAGGCAAACACCGTTTCAATCGCTAATACGGGACCTCCCTTGGCTGACTGAAACACCGGGCCTCTCCCCAAAGCAAGTAATTGCCCATCTTTCTGTTTTACCCTCACCATATTGTCCCCCATGAGCGAAGCTTTTGGTTCCAAATATGAGTTAACCACACGATCCCAGGAGATCGCATTGCCATGGAGCACCTTTCGAGCGTCATTTCCATCGACCTCCACAGCGGGAAACCCTTCTAAAGCCTGGTCTAAGCCCAAAAATGCACCATCCAGACTGGAAAATTCAAGTCCCCCAAGCAGGGATTCTATCTCAACAGCCTGATCAACATGAATAGGCCCGACCCGTCGTCGTTGAAGCCATTTCAAATGTCCACCCACCTGCAATATGTTTCCAATATCCTCGCAGAGCGTTCGAACATAGGTTCCCTTAGAACAGACAACCCGAAATGCGACCTCAGGGACATTCAGTCTTTGGATTTCTAAATCATGGATCACCACGGTTTTTGCCGGTCGGTCAACCGTTTCCCCTTTTCTGGCTTTTTTATACAAGGGCTGCCCTGCGATTTTCACCGCCGAATACATGGGTGGCACTTGCTGGATAGACCCTTGAAAGGTCGCAAAGACTGACCGAATACGGTCCTCCGTCAGAGATTCCACCGGAGATTCTTCTAATACCGTGCCCCACGCATCCTGCGTATCAGTCCGTTGACCCAATTGAAGCACGGCGCCATATTCTTTATCCCATCCCAATAGATACTGGGCAATTTTGGTTCCTTTTCCAATTAAAATCGGCAATACCCCTGTCGCATGGGGATCCAAGGTACCAGCGTGTCCGA
This region includes:
- the pnp gene encoding polyribonucleotide nucleotidyltransferase yields the protein MIHFVEMEVGGRPLRLETGRMAKQADGAVLATYADTVVLATAVASKTLKADADFLPLTVNYQEKAYSAGKIPGGFFKREGAPSEKEVLTSRLIDRPIRPLMPEGYFYETQIIVSVLSIDQTMSSDVIGIVAASAALAVSDIPGSGLLAGVRIGRVNGQFVVNPDKKAQEESELNLVVAGTKDAVMMVEAGADGLSEDTMIDAIELAHREIKNIVAKIEELQAKAGKAKRVLQVEAIDPELEQAVRQVAAAPICEAMYIAAKSERQDRFGQILQEAIETVAGDDADRKAKVKKVFADLEYSEVRRMILEKKKRADGRGLSDIRPISSEAGILPRTHGSALFTRGETQALAVVTLGTSDDEQRIDALEGEYFRSFMLHYNFPPFSVGEAKMLRGPGRREVGHGKLAERALAAVLPTKEEFPYTIRLVSDILESNGSSSMATICGGALAMMDAGVPIKTPVAGIAMGLILEQGGVAILSDILGMEDHLGDMDFKVAGTRDGVTALQMDIKIAGITSDLMRQALAQAREGRLHILGKMDECLAVPRTGLAAYAPRITTIQIKQDKIRDLIGPGGKMIRSIIADCGVKVNVDDSGVVTIAAVDGESAQKAMDMVQRIVEEAEVGKIYLGTVRKIVDFGAFVEILPGMDGLVHISQLAPHRVASVTDEISEGEQILVKVLEIDRQGKIRLSRKDAMAEQTGKDQLTS
- the rpsO gene encoding 30S ribosomal protein S15, with translation MGLTKEAKTAAIESHRIHDKDTGSSEVQISLLTNRITSLTEHFKTHKKDHHSRRGLLRMVSKRRKLLDYLRRRDEGKYQAVIAALGIRK
- the truB gene encoding tRNA pseudouridine(55) synthase TruB, translated to MAPVASCIDHSNSGKAAKGMALHGVLNVNKPDGWTSHDVVQRLRSGLGIQKVGHAGTLDPHATGVLPILIGKGTKIAQYLLGWDKEYGAVLQLGQRTDTQDAWGTVLEESPVESLTEDRIRSVFATFQGSIQQVPPMYSAVKIAGQPLYKKARKGETVDRPAKTVVIHDLEIQRLNVPEVAFRVVCSKGTYVRTLCEDIGNILQVGGHLKWLQRRRVGPIHVDQAVEIESLLGGLEFSSLDGAFLGLDQALEGFPAVEVDGNDARKVLHGNAISWDRVVNSYLEPKASLMGDNMVRVKQKDGQLLALGRGPVFQSAKGGPVLAIETVFA